CGTTGGGTAGGTCTCCGGATGGTTCGCGGCCAGCTGCACGGCACAGGTGCCTCCGAAGGAATAGCCGGCGATGGCCCATTGATCCGGTGCCGCGGTTCCGGCACCGAGTTGCTCCTGCACCCAGGCCGGAAGATCCCGGGCCAGATAGGCCGCCGAGTCGCTGACGGACGTGTCCATGCATAACGGCCAGTCCGGATTGGCTGCGTTGCTGAGATCGGGCATCACAACAACCGGCGCCAGGCCGGAGTTCCGGGCGGCAAAGTCATCCATCATTTCCGCTATCCGGCCACTGACCAGCCAATCGTTCGGGGATCCCGGCTGGCCGTGGACCAGGACCAGCACAGGCAGTGTAACGGCGCCTGGTGCGGCCAGATAGGCCGGCGGCAAATAGACCAGCGCTGGGTTGGAGGCATATCCGGAAGCCGTTGCCGGAATCTCGGTGCGGTACACCCTGCCTTCTCCCGGCAGGTCCGGCGGCGGGGTCCAGCTCTGCTCGGAGGCGGCCGGACCCGTGGCGGCCGGGCGGGGAAACGGATCATCAGTGGCTGTCGGCGGAGCCAGGAGGGACCGCACCGTGGGGTACTGCGCGTACGCCAGGTTGACAGTGCAGGCCAGTGCGGCGAGCAGGGCCAGAGCTGCCAGGACGCCGGCGGCACGCCGAATGGCCCGGGCTCCCGGAGCTGCCACCAGCCGGAAGGCCAGCTGGAAGCCCAGGATGGCCAGCGCACTGTAGAGGTAAAGTGTCCGCGGCAGGGAAGCATTCCACCAGTGGAATATAACTTCGGCGAGCACGTACAGCAGTGCCGTGCATCCCGCCGCGACCACGGAACAGACCAGGACCGTGTGCAGACCCAGCTTCCTTCCAGCCAGCGCCAGCCACAGAAGCGCCGCCACCCCCAGGGCCAGGAGTACGGCCGGGAGCATCCCGTCGATCAGGGACAGCGACATCACGGCTGCCGCCACCCGTCGGCCGCGCCGGGCGGCGGGTTGCCCGGCTCAGTCATCCGGTGCGGTCCACAATCCGGCGGGCGAGGGTCAGCCCTTGTGCCAGGGACAGACCGGGGACATAGGCCCGGGCCAGCACGTTGGCGATGGCGGGGAGGGCGGCGGGGTCCGGATAGGTCATAAACAACGGCACGTAGTCCGGGTTGAACTTGGCTTTGAAGGCCAGCAGGGACCGGAACCCATAGACCGGCTCCAGGGTTTCCCCGAGACGGTCCAGCAGCCGGTCCATGACCGGTGCCTCCCCGGCGTCGTCGTCCTGGTCCTTAGCCCTCGCCAGCGGCGCACCGGACAGGCTGAGGAAGCTGTATCCCTCCTCCTGCAGGGAAAGCGCCGCCGACGCGATAAGGAAATCCATCCCCAGCCGGAAGCCGCTGCCCCGCCGGCGCATGAAATCCAGGGTCCAGCCCGCCACCGCTCCATCCCGGTAGACAGGCAGCCAGGATGTCACTGCATGAACCGTGCCGTCTTCATCGATGGCCAGCAGGCAGCGCACCTCCGGATCATCGACTTCCTCCAGGCCGCCCAGGGTGAAGCCCATTTCCGGCATGTTCTTATCCGCCACCCACTCCTCCGAAATGGCGTAGAGCTGGTCCTTCACGGCCAGTGGTGCGGTGGGATAGCTGATCCACCGCGCGCGGATCCCCTGCTTGCGGGCCTGATTCATGGCGGTGCGGAGGTCCTGGAACTTCTTGCCCTTGAAGGCCAGGGAGCCCAGCGGCAGCACGGTTTCCTCGGCGACCTGCAGCGAGGAAAAATCCAGCGCGCAGCTATAGTCCCGAACCTGTGCTCCCACGGAGTAAAAGCAGGCGGTGGTGCCGTTTGCCGAGCAGAACGCGGCGAAGGCCTCCACGGTGCTGCGCAGCTCCTCCCGAGGTCCCACCGGCTCTCCCACGGTCAGGGCAGCGCCGAGATCCATCCGGTAGGCAACGTAGGAACCTCCGCCGGGGGCAAACCAGTAGCTGTTGCCCGGCCACAGGGTCATCCACGCCATGGTGCTGCCACCGGTGGAGGTGAGCAAGGCCCGGGCACGGTCCCTGTCCGCGGTGGCGGGACTGTACGGCGGAACCAGGAAGGAACGCAGCAGCAGGACGCAGGTAAAGGTCCAGAAAAGCACTCCCACGCCTTCGTACAGCAGGACGGCAGGAAAGCTTTCCGGCACCAGCCCCGGACTCCGGGTGCTCACCTCCAGGACCGGAAGAAAACGCCCGGGCAGGTCCGCAGCCAGCAGGCCCGGCGTCGCGGCAGGGGAAAAACCGATTTGGCCCAGCAGGCCCCCGCCGAGGTACAGCGCCGCGAGCAGGAGGGCGGCCACTGCGGCTGCACCCGCGAGCCGGCGGTAGGTGCCGGAGGGAGCACGGACAGGAAAGAGTCTGCGGGTGAAGGCGAGCAGTACCAACACGGACAGGGGCACGACCATGGGCAGCACCAGGGCGATGGAACTGCCGGTGCCGGCGGCCAAGACGGCGGTTCCCTCACCGGCCAGCAGCCGGACGATCCGGATTCCGGCCAACACGGTCATGGCACCCTGCAGCAACAGGGCTGCCCACCAGGCGAACCGCCGCCCGCGCCGCAGTCCGTCGGAGAAGACTGCCAGCAGGATAAGGGGCAGGGTGGCAAGGAAGAACGCGGCAGGCCCGGCGCGCAGCTGGATGCCGGCCGCGACACACCGGGCGGAATCCTCGGAACCGCCGCAGAGCTGCTCGAATTCGGCCGGAGTCCGCACTTCCACGTCAGTAAACAGGTACCGCAGTATCGACAGCGGTCCCACAGGTTCGCTGCTCAGGGCACTGATGACGGGTCCGACGGCGGCGGCCAGCACGGTCAGTGCCACCAGCACCCGCGCCTCCCGGCGGCTGGTGACCAGCCGGTGTGGAACGGCCGGCCGGCGTCCCGCCAGCCAGGGTCCGGCGAAGGCCCCTGCCACTGCCGCCCCGAGGACGGTCAGGTCCGTGAAGCTTCCACTGTAGAGAGCCAGCAGAATGAGCAGCGTGAACAGCGAAACCCGCAGGCGGCGGCGCCACAGGGTTCCCAGCCAGGCGCTTGCCGCCGCAACCACCGCCGCGAGGAAGGCCACCGGTCCGCTGAAGGATTCGGAGACGAGGGCACGGGACCAGGTCCCAATGGATGCATTGGTCAGATAGGTGAACCCGATGGTCAGCAACAGTCCGGCGATTTGTCCGCCCA
This window of the Arthrobacter sp. zg-Y919 genome carries:
- a CDS encoding DUF2156 domain-containing protein, which encodes MPVRPPSQPRLGTLIRWPLQRLRGSARRSPATLVFIACFWILGALTSSLGSGPEGTLLDWTTVSAQTLPGNPAALVLCCLWAGGPAGYIGGTLLAVLAGFPAERLLGTGRFLLAGLGGQIAGLLLTIGFTYLTNASIGTWSRALVSESFSGPVAFLAAVVAAASAWLGTLWRRRLRVSLFTLLILLALYSGSFTDLTVLGAAVAGAFAGPWLAGRRPAVPHRLVTSRREARVLVALTVLAAAVGPVISALSSEPVGPLSILRYLFTDVEVRTPAEFEQLCGGSEDSARCVAAGIQLRAGPAAFFLATLPLILLAVFSDGLRRGRRFAWWAALLLQGAMTVLAGIRIVRLLAGEGTAVLAAGTGSSIALVLPMVVPLSVLVLLAFTRRLFPVRAPSGTYRRLAGAAAVAALLLAALYLGGGLLGQIGFSPAATPGLLAADLPGRFLPVLEVSTRSPGLVPESFPAVLLYEGVGVLFWTFTCVLLLRSFLVPPYSPATADRDRARALLTSTGGSTMAWMTLWPGNSYWFAPGGGSYVAYRMDLGAALTVGEPVGPREELRSTVEAFAAFCSANGTTACFYSVGAQVRDYSCALDFSSLQVAEETVLPLGSLAFKGKKFQDLRTAMNQARKQGIRARWISYPTAPLAVKDQLYAISEEWVADKNMPEMGFTLGGLEEVDDPEVRCLLAIDEDGTVHAVTSWLPVYRDGAVAGWTLDFMRRRGSGFRLGMDFLIASAALSLQEEGYSFLSLSGAPLARAKDQDDDAGEAPVMDRLLDRLGETLEPVYGFRSLLAFKAKFNPDYVPLFMTYPDPAALPAIANVLARAYVPGLSLAQGLTLARRIVDRTG
- a CDS encoding alpha/beta hydrolase-fold protein; this translates as MSLSLIDGMLPAVLLALGVAALLWLALAGRKLGLHTVLVCSVVAAGCTALLYVLAEVIFHWWNASLPRTLYLYSALAILGFQLAFRLVAAPGARAIRRAAGVLAALALLAALACTVNLAYAQYPTVRSLLAPPTATDDPFPRPAATGPAASEQSWTPPPDLPGEGRVYRTEIPATASGYASNPALVYLPPAYLAAPGAVTLPVLVLVHGQPGSPNDWLVSGRIAEMMDDFAARNSGLAPVVVMPDLSNAANPDWPLCMDTSVSDSAAYLARDLPAWVQEQLGAGTAAPDQWAIAGYSFGGTCAVQLAANHPETYPTFLDIAGENEPTDVDGHQALLDTYFGGDEHAFAEQNAVDRFGRMSFPDLAGIVVVGREDKVYAPEGRQVYEAARAAGVDVQLQELPGGHSWQVWRAGLENNLDWLCTRLGILDP